CTTCTTCGCGGAGACCATCCACACTTTGTTCGACAGGGTTAAGTTGTGTCAGACTCTGTGCAAAGCTTGCCGCGATCCGCTCTCCGCTGCGTGACACTTGCCACAACAGAAACAGGCACAGAGCCACAAGGATCAGCGTTGCATTCAGTAGTGCCAGCAGCAGGTCTTTTACGGTTTTCATGACGGGCCTCCCGCAATTTTCGCTTTGAGCGCAGGATGATGCGCAGGGCGTTCAATTGCCAGCGGAAATCACGGAAGCGGCGCGTTGAAGTGGCCACACAAGTAATCTAGTGTCAGCGATAACACCGCAGGAGGAGACGCAGATGGCTGCCAGCAGTTTCGACGTTATCGTGATCGGATCGGGTCCAGGGGGCTATGTCGCCGCCATTCGCGCAGCGCAACTGGGTCAGAAAGTGGCCATTGTCGAGCGTGAAAACCTTGGGGGTATTTGCCTAAACTGGGGCTGTATTCCGACGAAGGCCCTGCTGCGTTCTGCCGAGGTTTTCCATCTGATGGAGCGGGCCAGTGAGTTTGGCTTGTCGGCGGACAAAATTGGATACGACATCGATGCCGTGGTCAGCCGTTCGCGGGCTGTCGCCAAGCAGTTGAGCGGTGGCGTGGGCTTTCTGATGAAAAAAAACAAAGTCACGGTTGTGATGGGGGAAGCCAGTATTCCGGCGAAGGGCAAGGTGTCGGTGAAGACCGAACAAGGCACCGAGGAACTGACGGCCAAGAACATCATTCTCGCGACAGGCGCGCGGGCGCGCGAGCTCCCCGGGCTGGAAGCAGATGGAGATCTTGTTTGGACGTATCGCCACGCGCTTCAACCGCCGCGCATGCCCAAGAAACTTCTGGTGATTGGCTCTGGAGCGATCGGAATCGAATTTGCGAGCTTCTTTAACACACTTGGTGCGGACACCACCGTTGTCGAGGTCATGGATCGTGTTCTGCCGGTTGAAGATGAAGAGATAAGTGCTTTTGCAAAAAAGAAATTTGTAAAACAGGGCATGAAGATCATGGAGCAAGCCATGGTTAAGAAGCTGGATCGTGCCAAAGGAAAAGTGACCGCGCATATCGAGACGGGTGGCAAGGTTGAAACCCATGAATTTGATACGGTGATTTCTGCGGTTGGCATTGTCGGGAATGTTGAAAACCTCGGGCTTGAGGCTCTGGGGGTGAACATCGACAGAACGCATGTGGTCACGGACGAGTACTGCCGCACTGGTGTTGATGGATTGTACGCAATTGGCGACATCGCGGGCGCGCCGTGGTTGGCGCACAAGGCAAGCCATGAAGGTGTTATGGTTGCTGAACTTATCGCAGGCGGAAAGCCGCATCCGATCAAACCGGGCAGCATTGCCGGCTGTACCTATTGCCACCCACAGGTTGCCAGTGTCGGGATGACCGAGGCCAAGGCAAAGGAGGCAGGGCACGACGTCAAAGTCGGTCGGTTCCCGTTCATCGGCAATGGCAAGGCAATTGCGCTGGGAGAACCCGAAGGGCTTGTAAAAACCGTGTTTGACGCCAAGACCGGTGAGCTTCTGGGGGCGCATATGGTTGGAGCGGAAGTGACCGAACTCATACAGGGCTACGTGGTTGGTCGCCAGCTTGAGACCACGGAGGCCGAGCTTATGGAGACAGTCTTCCCGCATCCGACGCTCAGCGAAATGATGCATGAGAGTGTGCTTGATGCATTTGATCGTGTGATCCACATTTGACCGCTGCCAAACATCGGTTTTACGTCGGCAACGCGTCGGTGCGTTTCAGATCGATATTTGAACACGCGGACGTGACAATGCACATCTGATTTGGCCGACGCTTCGTAATCTTCTGACGCGGCAATGAAATTCGGAACGCAACGCCAAGCCAGTGCCAAAACGGGCTTGGCGAAATAAAATGTTCTCTCTATGTTCGCAATATCTGGTTGGCAGTTTTCGCCGGCTGCCCTATGTCTTGTGCTGTATCCGTTGGGGGTTTGAATGGCCGAGCTGAAGAATATCGAGGTGCGCGGCGCGCGCGAGCATAACCTGAAGTCGATCGATGTGGATATTCCACGCGACGAGCTGGTGGTAATTACCGGACTTTCAGGCTCTGGCAAGTCGTCGCTGGCGTTCGACACAATTTATGCTGAGGGGCAGCGCCGCTATGTCGAAAGCCTGTCGGCTTATGCGCGGCAGTTCCTCGATATGATGGAAAAGCCGGACGTGGATCACATCAGCGGCTTGAGTCCCGCGATTTCCATCGAGCAAAAAACCACATCGAAGAACCCCCGTTCGACCGTTGGCACGGTGACCGAGATCTATGACTACCTGCGTTTGCTGTTCGCGAGAGCAGGGACGCCATACTCTCCGGCCACCGGCCTGCCGATCGAGGCGCAGCAGGTGCAGGACATGGTCGACCGGATCATGGAAATGGAAGAAGGCACCCGTGCCTACCTCCTTGCGCCGATTGTGCGTGACAGAAAAGGTGAGTATCGCAAGGAATTCCTTGAATTGCGCAAGCAGGGGTTTCAGCGCGTTAAGGTGGACGGTGCTTTCTATGAACTGGACGAGCCGCCGACACTGGACAAGAAGTTCCGTCATGACATCGATGTCGTCGTTGACCGCATCGTAGTGCGGGAAGGCGTGGAGACGCGCCTGGCGGACAGTTTGCGCACAGCTCTTGATCTGGCAGACGGGATTTCGGTTCTGGAGACTGCGCCGAAGGAAGGCGATCCGGAAAGGATCACATTCTCGGAGAACTTTGCCTGTCCGGTCAGCGGGTTCACGATTCCCGAGATCGAGCCACGTATGTTTTCGTTCAACGCGCCTTTCGGAGCCTGTCCGGATTGCGACGGGCTTGGTGTGGAGCTTTTCTTTGACGAACGGCTGGTTGTGCCGGATGTAACCTTGAAGGTCTATGACGGGGCGCTGGCGCCTTGGCGAAAAGGCAAGTCTCCATATTTCCTGCAAACGATTGAAGCGATTGCCAAACACTACGAGTTTGACAAGAACACGCCTTGGAAGCAGCTGCCCAAGAAGGTGCAGCAGGTGTTCCTTTATGGCTCAGGCGAGGAAGAGATCGAATTCCGCTACGATGAAGGCGGACGGGTTTATCAGGTAACCCGCGTTTTCGAAGGTGTGATCCCGAATATGGAGCGCCGTTACCGCGAGACGGACAGCAGCTGGATCCGAGAGGAATTCGAACGGTACCAGAACAACCGACCCTGCGGGACTTGCGAGGGCTATCGTTTGCGGCCAGAAGCGCTGGCTGTGAAAATCGCCGGTTTGCACGTTGGGCAGGTGGTAGAGAAATCCATTCGCGAGGCGCTCGCGTGGATCGAGGATGTGCCGAACCATCTGACACCGCAAAAACAGGAAATCGCACGCGCGATTGTGAAGGAAATCCGTGAGCGGCTCGGGTTCCTCAACAACGTGGGGCTGGAGTATCTGACACTTAGCCGGAACAGTGGAACGCTTTCGGGTGGCGAGAGTCAGCGTATTCGTCTGGCGAGCCAGATCGGCTCTGGCCTGACAGGCGTGCTATATGTGCTCGACGAGCCCTCGATTGGATTGCATCAACGCGACAACGGGCGGCTGCTGACAACGCTGAAAAACCTGCGGGATCAGGGCAACACCGTTATTGTCGTGGAGCACGATGAGGAGGCGATCCGCGAGGCGGATTATGTCTTCGACATCGGTCCGGGTGCCGGTGTGCACGGTGGCCAAGTGGTGTCAAAGGGCAAGCCCGAGGAAATTGCCGCTGATCCGGCGTCAATGACCGGGCAATACCTGAGCGGCGCGCGGGAAATTGCAGTGCCTGCAGAGCGGCGAGAGGGCAATGGGAAATCTGTCGAAGTGGTGAAGGCCACGGGCAACAACCTGAAAAAGGTGAGTGCCAAATTCCCGCTGGGCAAATTTGTTTGCGTGACCGGCGTGTCAGGAGGCGGCAAGTCGACTCTGACGATTGAAACGCTGTTCAAGACAGCCTCTATGCGGCTCAACGGAGCGCGGCAGACGCCAGCACCCTGTGAAACCATCCGGGGGCTGGAGCATCTGGACAAGGTCATCGACATCGACCAGCGACCAATCGGGCGGACACCGCGGTCCAACCCCGCGACTTACACAGGCGCCTTTACTCCAATTCGGGACTGGTTTGCCGGTTTACCCGAGGCAAAGGCGCGTGGCTACAAACCGGGGCGCTTCAGCTTCAACGTCAAAGGGGGGCGTTGCGAAGCGTGCCAAGGCGACGGTGTGATCAAGATCGAGATGCACTTCTTGCCGGATGTCTACGTGGAGTGCGAAACCTGTAAAGGCGCTCGGTACAATCGCGAAACTCTGGAAATCAAGTTTAAAGGCAAGAGCATAGCCGACGTTCTTGATATGACCGTCGAGGAGGCTCAGGAGTTCTTCAAGGCAGTTCCCAGCATTCGGGACAAGATGGACGCTCTCATGCGTGTCGGGCTTGGCTACATCAAGGTGGGTCAGCAGGCAACGACGCTGTCAGGCGGTGAAGCGCAGCGGGTGAAACTGTCCAAGGAACTCGCGAAACGCTCGACGGGGCGGACGCTCTACATTCTGGACGAGCCGACAACGGGTTTGCATTTCGAGGATGTTCGCAAGCTGCTCGATGTGCTGCACGAACTTGTGGATCAGGGCAATTCGGTTGTGGTGATCGAGCACAATCTGGACGTGGTTAAGACGGCCGACCACATTATCGATATTGGCCCTGAAGGGGGCGATGGTGGCGGAGAAGTGGTTGCGGTTGGCACGCCTGAAGAGGTGGCCGAAGTAGAACGCAGTCATACCGGGCGTTATCTCAAGGAGATGCTTGGCGCCAAGAAGGTGGCGGCGGAATGATCGTAGCCGGCTTCCCGCTCTGCTCGGGCAGGGCGGGAGGCCGGTGCCATTCGTCGCGCCCCGCAAAGACCAGCGAACCGGCCGCTTGAGTCCGGTTTGAGACGGATGATGGTGCTTGTGCTCCATCCTGCTGCGGAAGCCTCCAAAGAAAAGAGCAGCATCGCGCAGGATGCGGGCCTTTCAATGCATTAAGCGGCCAAAAGCGCGGCGGCTTCGAAGCTGCGCAGACTGGGACGTGCTGATACGTCTTGCGTGTCGACACCGCGCTTGGACATGATCACGCGCAGTGATCGGTTTGCAAACGGATCAAAGCTGTGGCGGGTCATCGGTCCGGGCATGAAGCTTTCGCTCCATTGACCTTCGGAGAACACCAGCTCGTGCTGCGGAAGCAGGATGTGGAAGTAGGTGATGGTCTCGTCTGTCGGACAGCGCAGGACGTCACGCTCGTTCACCAGATGCTTGGCCTTGACGAGAACTTCGTCGCTGCCAAAGAGCAACTCTGCGCGGGCACCGGTCAGAAGGACGCGGTGTTGCGGGGAGACGATCAGGTCGCGCTCGTTGTCCAGAACACCGGCCTTGATGCGGATGGGCAGTGAGTCAAAACGAGGCGCCATGCGGGAACTGCCAATCCATTCAATTGGTTGCAGGCCATGATCGAGGGTTTGCAGCAGCATTCCGCGCCGCAGATGCTCGACTGGTACGTCGCCGTCCGACGTGCGTATCAGCGTGCCTGCAGTAAAACAGGGGGGATGCTGTTCAATTTCGACAAGCGCCGTGTCGGTATTCCCGTCCTCGTCTTCGATTGTGTAGTTGAAGTAGACGGTTTCGTTGTCCGTGTCGGCGTCGATGGTGAGGGTTCCATCGGCATTCAGTGTCACGACTTGTCCTGTCGACAGCGTGACGCTGTTTGGCAACCCGCCGCTTCCATCTGCGCTGACGGCGACGCCATTGATATGTGTGATTGTCAGGGTAGGGCCTGCGGTCGAGTTGTCGTTGTCCAGAACATTGAGATTTTTTGTTCCGCCGTATTTGATCGAAACCGCATCATCCTGGGCAACGATGGCTGTTTGTACGGACCCGCCTGCGATCAGCAAATTGGAGTCATAGCTGCTGTCCTGCGCATCCGCGATGCCGATAATCAGCTCATTTACACCGTCCTGTAGCGGCGCAACGAACGTCAGGGTGATCGTAAAGCCGTCCATTTCGGTGTTGAATTCGTCGTTTGAGTTGTCGTTGTAAATGTTTTCGTTGGCGTCGTTGATGTTGCCAATGGTGGCGGTGCCGTCACCGACGGAAATCTGGGCTTCGACCCCGTTGACCCAAACGCCAATAGCGTCGTTGTAGGACAGGTACTCCGGGTATTCTTCCGATGAGAGCACGAAATCGATGGTCAGCATTTCGCCGGCGGAGCCGTTGAAGTCGATGACCATGTATGATGCGTCAAAGGTGCTTGTTCCCGCGACGTCGTTGAAAAGCGCGTTGTTGTTTTCACCCGTCGTGTTCGTGGAGGTGTTTCCACGCACGTTGGTGTTGGTGGTGCCGCTGTCGTTTGTGAAGTCTTCCACGTGACCGGTGGAGAGGATCACGCCGCTGTCTGCGGGGGCAACTCCGGCGGATGTGGTGTCTGCTCCGGTGTAAATTCCGGAAGACAGGTTGTCGCCGTTGTATTCAGCATCAACGATCCGCGTGGGATCACCAAAGATTTCCTCGGCCATTTGCGCGGCCGTGGCTGTGGTATCGATATTTAGTTCGGTTGCCGTTGGCATGATGCCTGCCCCAAATCCTGACTGCTCGTAGTGGCGGGAAACTTTTGTTTCCTCGTTGAGAACAACCAGTGGTCCTGAAAGGTGGCGGCTTCGGGGCAGTGTTAAGGAAAGATTAACCAAAGATTGGGGCGGCTGGTCGGTCTGAACCGTGCCGCCCCCATTGTTTTTTCTATGTCAGGCTGTGGCGGATTTCGTCGCGCGCGCGGCCAGAACAGGCACAACGAAAAGTGCGAGGAACGCGCCGTTCAAAACAACATTGAACCATGCGCCAGCAAGAACGGAGCCGGTGCTGTCGACGATGAACCAAGCGAAAATGGCGCGCAGGACCATTCGTCCACCCAGTTCCGGGTTGTCGGCATAGACATGGACTGTGACCTGATGGACCATCACTCCGAAACCAACAAGCAGACCGCCGCTGATTGCGCCAAGAACCAGTTCGCTATCGCTGGAAAATGTCTGAGTTCCGTCAAGCGGGAGATGGATCAGATCGAGGAACAGCACCATGAGAGGCTGTCCCCCCAAAAGGCTAGCAAACATCAGAAGTCCAATGAAGGCACTGAATAGACTGGCAAATTTGAGTGAAGATGTGGCTGTATCGTGAGTCATTTTGCGCTCCTTTGGCTAAGATGCTGGCAAATTGGCGCAGGCAAGTGAGGTAAAACAATTACCTCTGGGGTAAGTGCTTGGGCGCGTGTAGGCAGGTAGACTATGGGCAGGAGGATGACTGATGGGATTGGATTTTGGCGCGGCACTGAAGGAATGGCGACGTACCAGACGGATCAGCCAACTTGATCTTGGTCTGTCTGCGGGTGTGAGCTCGCGGCACATATCGTTTCTGGAAACGGGGCGATCACGCCCAAGCCGCGGCATGGTTCTACGACTTTGCGACGAGCTGGAAGTGCCAATTGCCCAGCGAAACCGGATGCTGACGGCGGCCGGTTTGAGTCCGGCCTATGCCGAGCGTGATCTCTCCGAAGAAGAAATGGCGCCGATGCGGGAGGCGGTTGCTTGGACGCTGGAGCGCCATGCGCCGTATCCTGCGCTGGCAATGGACAAGCATTGGCGTCTGGTTCAAGCCAACCGCAGTTGTGCGACCATGCTGGCCGGTTTTGGCATGCAAGAAGGCGACAGCATGCTGGACATGATGACCGCCAATCCCGTCGTACGCGAAGCTTTGGAAAACTACGAAGAGATCGCTGAGCACTTATTGGCACGGCTTCGGGTAGAAGCAGCGCATTTCGGGCATGATCCTGTGCTGGAAACCGCAATCGCGCAATTCGAAGAAATTGTGGGCGAGCAGGGCGGGGACCCTGACGGAATCCGACCAGCTGTGATCCCGGCAATTTACAACCTCGGTGGTATGCGTCTGAGCCTGTTTTCCACGATCAGCCAGTTTGGGTCGACCGAAGACATTGCGCTCTCCGAACTGCGCATCGAGATGTTCTTTCCAGCCGATGAAGCGACAAAGGCGGCTTTGGAGGCGATGGCCTAACTCTCTGCTTTGCAGGTCCGGACGCCGAGAACGCTATAGAGCGGGCAGGTGCCAAACATACCTGTGAGCAAGGGGAGCAACCCGATCCACATCCAGGTGCCATAGCCATTCAGAGCGCCGAATATCAGAGCGACGCCAAGAAAATAGCGCATGAGCTTGTCGATAGTTCCTACGTTCTTTGCAAACATGATCCGTCTCCAAACTGATGAGGAGACATTAGTGAACTGTAGATGAATGCGCCTTGATCTGACGCAAGTACGGGGCGCATTTTGGAAAGCGCCCCATATTTTTAACCTCGAGAACGCTTCTCGAAACGCGGCAGCATGGCGGAGAAGTCAGTGCCGAGACCACCTTCATTTTCCACGAACTGTTCGTAGAGCGCGGTAGCCGCCTGACCCATTGGTGTGTCGGCATCAGCACTTTCGGCGGCTTGCTGGCTGAGACGCAGGTCCTTGAGCATCAGCTCCGAGGCAAAACCGGGCTGGTAGTCGTTGTCTGCCGGTGATTGCGGGCCAACTCCTGGTGCCGGGCAATAGGCGTTCATGGTCCAGCTGTAGCCCGAAGAGGTCGAGACCACGTCAAACATCTTCTGACGGTCAAGTCCCAGCTTGTCCGCGAGAGAGAAGGCCTCGCAGGTCGCGATCATGGTCACGCCAAGGATCATGTTGTTGCAGATTTTGGCGGCTTGGCCTGCGCCGGAGTCGCCGCAATGTACGGCCTTTTGGCCCATGATGTCGAAGAGTGGATCGGCCTTGGCAAACGCATCGGAAGAGCCGCCGGCCATAAAGGTCAGCGTTCCTGCCGCCGCGCCACCGATACCGCCGGAAACCGGTGCGTCTACCGGCAGAAGGTTTGCTGCGGTGGCTTTCTCGGCCACTGCGCGTGCGCTGTCGACGTCCACGGTGGAGCAATCGACGAAAGCGGCGCCTGCGGTCATCGCGGGAATGATCTCGTCTGCCACAGCCCGAAGGATCTGCCCGTTAGGCAGCATTGTGATAACAACGTCAGCGCCTGCCGCGGCCGCCGCGCCACTGTCGGCCAGCGTGACGCCTTCGATGTTGACGCTCGCCATGTCGAAGCCGATGACCTCATGGCCAGCCTTGGCCAGATTGGCGGCCATCGGGCCACCCATGTTGCCCAGTCCGATAAAGCCGATCTTCATGGTTTCACTCTCCCTTTTCAAATGTCAGCGCATCCGCCCCCAGTGGCATCACCATCTTTGTTATGATGCCGGCGGGAACCTCCTCCAAGGTGTATTTCCATTGCGGATTACGGTCTTTGTCGATGATTTGCGCGCGGATGCCCTCAAGAAAATCACCGTGTTCCATGGCGCGGAAGGTGAAGCGGTATTCCTGGTCGAGCGCAAAACGGATGTCGTCCCGGGTGCGGACACGATGGATTATTTCCAGAGCGGCCCCCATGGCAATTGGGGAATTGCGGCCCAGCTTTTTCAGGGCGTCCGAGGCAAAATCGGTGTCCGAAAACTTGAGTGCATTCAAAACGTCATTCAGGGTTTCGCCGCCAAAGCACGCGTCTATGTCGGACTGCTGTTTGGAGAGAGGGCCGAGCGCAGGCTGCTTGGCGGCCATGTCGATGTTTTCCCATTCGCCGGTTTCTTCGAGTTTGGCGATGAGGGCGGGCCAATCGGCTTCGGGAATGTAGTAGTCTGCAAAACCGGCGTAGATCGCATCTGCAGCGTTGAGGCGCGCAGCCGTTAGTCCGAGGTATTCGCCCAGTCGTCCGGGTGCGCGGGCGAGTATGAGGGAGCCGCCAACATCGGGAACAAGTCCGATGCCGCATTCGGGCATGGCGATCTGGCTGCTGTCTCCGACGATGCGGTGGGAGGCATGGCACCCGACGCCGACGCCGCCTCCCATGGTGAAGCCCTGCATAAAGCTTGCCACCGGTTTGGGGAATTCGAACATCTTGGCGTTCATGCGGTATTCGTCGGCCCAGAATTTCTGCCCGTATGCGAAATCACCCTTGGTGCCGGTGTCATACAGTTCGGCAATGTCGCCACCGGCGCAAAAGGCCTTGTCGCCTTCGGCGTCGATCAGGATCATCTTTACGGCGTCATCGCTCGCCCACGCATCAAGCGCGTTCTCGATCGCGATACACATGTCGTAAGACATCGCATTGAGCGCCTTGGGGCGCGTGAAGGTGATGCGGCCAACCTGACCGGATTTGCGGATGTTGATATCAGACACGCGCGGCGCTCCGTCTTTGAAAAAGGCCGCTCCCGAAGGGCGGCCCGGTCTTGTTTAGGCTGCGATCATCTGACGGGAGACGATCAGGCGCATGATCTCGTTGGTGCCTTCGAGAATCTGGTGTACGCGCAGATCCCGAACGATCTTCTCGATGCCATAGTCCGCGAGGTAGCCATATCCACCGTGCAACTGCAAGCAGCCGTTGGCGACTTCAAAGCTTACGTCGGTGACCATCAGTTTCGCCATGGCGCAGAATTTGGTGGCGTCGTGTTCGCCGTTGTCGAGTTTCCATGCGGCCTGACGCAGGAAAGTCCGGGCAGCCTGAAGTTTGGTCTCATACTCTGCGAGACGGAACTGGAGCGCTTGAAACTGGTTGATGGATTTACCGAATGCCTTGCGCTCGGACATGTATTGAACGGTCAGGTCCAATGCTTTTTGCGCGCCACCAAGAGCGCCCGCAGAGATATTCAAGCGACCGCCATCCAGCCCGTTCATGGCGTAGGTGAAACCTTTGCCTTCTTCGCCAATCAAGTTGTCGCTTGGAACTTTGCAGTCGTCGAACTGAACCTGTGACGTAGGCTGAGAGAGCCAGCCCATCTTTTTTTCCAGCGCGCCAAACGACAGCCCGTCGGTCCCATCTTCCACAACGACTGTAGAGATACCCTTGGGGCCGTCTTCGCCAGTGCGGACCATGCAGACATATGCGTCAGAGTAGGATCCGCCAGAGATGAAGGCCTTTGTGCCGTTGAGTGTGAAACCCTCGTTGGTGCGATCTGCACGGGTTTTCAAAGCAGCGGCGTCGGAGCCGGAGCCGGGTTCTGTCAGGCAGTAGGAAAACACCTTGTTCATTGAGCAAAGGTCAGGGAGCCATTTTTGTTTGGTCTCCTCGGAGCCAAACTTGTCGATCATGCCGCCGCACATATTGTGAATAGACAGGAAAGATCCAACGGACGGGCAGGCCATAGCCAAGGCCTCGAACACGAGGGTTGCATCAAGGCGAGAAAGACCGGACCCGCCGTATTCTTCTGAAACATAAATGCCACCGAGCCCGAGCTCGGCAATCTGGGGCCATAGGTCTTTGGGTATTGAGCCTTCGGCCTCCCATTTCTGGGCATTGGGGGCGATGTGTTCTTCGCCGAAACCCTTGGCCATATCAAAGATCAGGGTCTGCTCTTCGCTCAGTGCAAAATCCATCTTCCGCTCTCCCTTTGCTTCCCGCGACGGCACATGCCGTGAATTGAACGCATGTTAAATTAGCATCCTTGCGCAAGTGTTGCAAAGGTGGGGACTGCGGTAAAATACGCAAAATGGCCCCGCAAAAAT
This genomic window from Shimia isoporae contains:
- a CDS encoding excinuclease ABC subunit A — encoded protein: MTHDTATSSLKFASLFSAFIGLLMFASLLGGQPLMVLFLDLIHLPLDGTQTFSSDSELVLGAISGGLLVGFGVMVHQVTVHVYADNPELGGRMVLRAIFAWFIVDSTGSVLAGAWFNVVLNGAFLALFVVPVLAARATKSATA
- the mmsB gene encoding 3-hydroxyisobutyrate dehydrogenase; the protein is MKIGFIGLGNMGGPMAANLAKAGHEVIGFDMASVNIEGVTLADSGAAAAAGADVVITMLPNGQILRAVADEIIPAMTAGAAFVDCSTVDVDSARAVAEKATAANLLPVDAPVSGGIGGAAAGTLTFMAGGSSDAFAKADPLFDIMGQKAVHCGDSGAGQAAKICNNMILGVTMIATCEAFSLADKLGLDRQKMFDVVSTSSGYSWTMNAYCPAPGVGPQSPADNDYQPGFASELMLKDLRLSQQAAESADADTPMGQAATALYEQFVENEGGLGTDFSAMLPRFEKRSRG
- a CDS encoding enoyl-CoA hydratase/isomerase family protein — encoded protein: MSDINIRKSGQVGRITFTRPKALNAMSYDMCIAIENALDAWASDDAVKMILIDAEGDKAFCAGGDIAELYDTGTKGDFAYGQKFWADEYRMNAKMFEFPKPVASFMQGFTMGGGVGVGCHASHRIVGDSSQIAMPECGIGLVPDVGGSLILARAPGRLGEYLGLTAARLNAADAIYAGFADYYIPEADWPALIAKLEETGEWENIDMAAKQPALGPLSKQQSDIDACFGGETLNDVLNALKFSDTDFASDALKKLGRNSPIAMGAALEIIHRVRTRDDIRFALDQEYRFTFRAMEHGDFLEGIRAQIIDKDRNPQWKYTLEEVPAGIITKMVMPLGADALTFEKGE
- a CDS encoding YgaP family membrane protein, with product MFAKNVGTIDKLMRYFLGVALIFGALNGYGTWMWIGLLPLLTGMFGTCPLYSVLGVRTCKAES
- the lpdA gene encoding dihydrolipoyl dehydrogenase; the protein is MAASSFDVIVIGSGPGGYVAAIRAAQLGQKVAIVERENLGGICLNWGCIPTKALLRSAEVFHLMERASEFGLSADKIGYDIDAVVSRSRAVAKQLSGGVGFLMKKNKVTVVMGEASIPAKGKVSVKTEQGTEELTAKNIILATGARARELPGLEADGDLVWTYRHALQPPRMPKKLLVIGSGAIGIEFASFFNTLGADTTVVEVMDRVLPVEDEEISAFAKKKFVKQGMKIMEQAMVKKLDRAKGKVTAHIETGGKVETHEFDTVISAVGIVGNVENLGLEALGVNIDRTHVVTDEYCRTGVDGLYAIGDIAGAPWLAHKASHEGVMVAELIAGGKPHPIKPGSIAGCTYCHPQVASVGMTEAKAKEAGHDVKVGRFPFIGNGKAIALGEPEGLVKTVFDAKTGELLGAHMVGAEVTELIQGYVVGRQLETTEAELMETVFPHPTLSEMMHESVLDAFDRVIHI
- the uvrA gene encoding excinuclease ABC subunit UvrA, translated to MAELKNIEVRGAREHNLKSIDVDIPRDELVVITGLSGSGKSSLAFDTIYAEGQRRYVESLSAYARQFLDMMEKPDVDHISGLSPAISIEQKTTSKNPRSTVGTVTEIYDYLRLLFARAGTPYSPATGLPIEAQQVQDMVDRIMEMEEGTRAYLLAPIVRDRKGEYRKEFLELRKQGFQRVKVDGAFYELDEPPTLDKKFRHDIDVVVDRIVVREGVETRLADSLRTALDLADGISVLETAPKEGDPERITFSENFACPVSGFTIPEIEPRMFSFNAPFGACPDCDGLGVELFFDERLVVPDVTLKVYDGALAPWRKGKSPYFLQTIEAIAKHYEFDKNTPWKQLPKKVQQVFLYGSGEEEIEFRYDEGGRVYQVTRVFEGVIPNMERRYRETDSSWIREEFERYQNNRPCGTCEGYRLRPEALAVKIAGLHVGQVVEKSIREALAWIEDVPNHLTPQKQEIARAIVKEIRERLGFLNNVGLEYLTLSRNSGTLSGGESQRIRLASQIGSGLTGVLYVLDEPSIGLHQRDNGRLLTTLKNLRDQGNTVIVVEHDEEAIREADYVFDIGPGAGVHGGQVVSKGKPEEIAADPASMTGQYLSGAREIAVPAERREGNGKSVEVVKATGNNLKKVSAKFPLGKFVCVTGVSGGGKSTLTIETLFKTASMRLNGARQTPAPCETIRGLEHLDKVIDIDQRPIGRTPRSNPATYTGAFTPIRDWFAGLPEAKARGYKPGRFSFNVKGGRCEACQGDGVIKIEMHFLPDVYVECETCKGARYNRETLEIKFKGKSIADVLDMTVEEAQEFFKAVPSIRDKMDALMRVGLGYIKVGQQATTLSGGEAQRVKLSKELAKRSTGRTLYILDEPTTGLHFEDVRKLLDVLHELVDQGNSVVVIEHNLDVVKTADHIIDIGPEGGDGGGEVVAVGTPEEVAEVERSHTGRYLKEMLGAKKVAAE
- a CDS encoding Hint domain-containing protein produces the protein MPTATELNIDTTATAAQMAEEIFGDPTRIVDAEYNGDNLSSGIYTGADTTSAGVAPADSGVILSTGHVEDFTNDSGTTNTNVRGNTSTNTTGENNNALFNDVAGTSTFDASYMVIDFNGSAGEMLTIDFVLSSEEYPEYLSYNDAIGVWVNGVEAQISVGDGTATIGNINDANENIYNDNSNDEFNTEMDGFTITLTFVAPLQDGVNELIIGIADAQDSSYDSNLLIAGGSVQTAIVAQDDAVSIKYGGTKNLNVLDNDNSTAGPTLTITHINGVAVSADGSGGLPNSVTLSTGQVVTLNADGTLTIDADTDNETVYFNYTIEDEDGNTDTALVEIEQHPPCFTAGTLIRTSDGDVPVEHLRRGMLLQTLDHGLQPIEWIGSSRMAPRFDSLPIRIKAGVLDNERDLIVSPQHRVLLTGARAELLFGSDEVLVKAKHLVNERDVLRCPTDETITYFHILLPQHELVFSEGQWSESFMPGPMTRHSFDPFANRSLRVIMSKRGVDTQDVSARPSLRSFEAAALLAA
- a CDS encoding acyl-CoA dehydrogenase family protein, with amino-acid sequence MDFALSEEQTLIFDMAKGFGEEHIAPNAQKWEAEGSIPKDLWPQIAELGLGGIYVSEEYGGSGLSRLDATLVFEALAMACPSVGSFLSIHNMCGGMIDKFGSEETKQKWLPDLCSMNKVFSYCLTEPGSGSDAAALKTRADRTNEGFTLNGTKAFISGGSYSDAYVCMVRTGEDGPKGISTVVVEDGTDGLSFGALEKKMGWLSQPTSQVQFDDCKVPSDNLIGEEGKGFTYAMNGLDGGRLNISAGALGGAQKALDLTVQYMSERKAFGKSINQFQALQFRLAEYETKLQAARTFLRQAAWKLDNGEHDATKFCAMAKLMVTDVSFEVANGCLQLHGGYGYLADYGIEKIVRDLRVHQILEGTNEIMRLIVSRQMIAA
- a CDS encoding helix-turn-helix transcriptional regulator; the encoded protein is MGLDFGAALKEWRRTRRISQLDLGLSAGVSSRHISFLETGRSRPSRGMVLRLCDELEVPIAQRNRMLTAAGLSPAYAERDLSEEEMAPMREAVAWTLERHAPYPALAMDKHWRLVQANRSCATMLAGFGMQEGDSMLDMMTANPVVREALENYEEIAEHLLARLRVEAAHFGHDPVLETAIAQFEEIVGEQGGDPDGIRPAVIPAIYNLGGMRLSLFSTISQFGSTEDIALSELRIEMFFPADEATKAALEAMA